A single window of Cyanobacterium sp. Dongsha4 DNA harbors:
- a CDS encoding nucleotidyltransferase domain-containing protein, whose protein sequence is MDNLDLQVIKEFRLRLEAMIPVLELRIFGSRARGDAHEDSDLDVYIKVVHLDRAVREIIYDLAWEVGFKYDRVISTFVVTDEQIKTGAVGANPLLSKVMTEGVLV, encoded by the coding sequence ATGGATAATTTAGATCTTCAGGTTATCAAAGAATTTCGTCTCCGTCTTGAGGCAATGATTCCTGTTTTGGAATTAAGAATCTTTGGTTCACGGGCTAGGGGAGATGCCCATGAGGATTCAGATTTGGATGTGTATATTAAAGTGGTACATTTAGACCGTGCGGTGCGTGAAATAATTTATGATTTGGCATGGGAGGTAGGCTTTAAATATGACCGTGTTATCTCTACTTTTGTAGTAACAGATGAACAAATAAAAACGGGAGCTGTGGGGGCAAATCCTTTATTGTCTAAGGTGATGACGGAAGGGGTTTTGGTATGA